Proteins from one Panicum virgatum strain AP13 chromosome 7K, P.virgatum_v5, whole genome shotgun sequence genomic window:
- the LOC120639676 gene encoding uncharacterized protein LOC120639676, protein MPTSENEQVHGASTEAVNLLKRNSDDVGWEYGVLVDANNKDKVRCNLCNKEMRGGIYRLKQHLAHEGKNVTKCPARTQQASEAKAKCKKALEDAKRKREEKTVRELELRAEVDVSRVGETEEVTCVGSSQPHKLGPIDKWTRAIDPTATKTESLKQQQLNKELWKERSNEVYKYIARWVYNHAIPFRACDNDDFKQMCEAIGQFGPGFQPPSDDLLREKLLEQEYARTKSLMQERQAEKLKNGCSVMTDAWSDRKRRSIMNLCTNCAEGTEFISSKDMSDVSHTSEVIFELVDKAIDDLGLENVVQVVTDNASNNMGAKKLLLEKRPQIFWTSCATHTINMMLQGIGNMPRFKKVIDQAKSFTIFVYGHTRTLDCLRYFTEGKEVVRAGVTRFASNFLTLNSMLEKKDQLRKMVVHTRWDSLKDVKSKKVKDATATILSPTFWKEVNLILAVFEPLFKVLRLADGDVKASMSFIYGELLKAKREIKEVFGNNETRFKDVLAVIEKKMKGRLDSPLHLTAYLLNPHYSFTNPSIFDEPKMNEAFIACVEQFYYHDEDKQDQAANIELKKFQNREGAFSKKLARTFENFDYNPASWWRLYGSHTPALQKMATRILS, encoded by the exons ATGCCGACATCAGAGAATGAACAAGTTCATGGAGCCAGCACTGAGGCAGTGAATCTGCTGAAAAGGAACTCAGATGATGTTGGATGGGAGTATGGTGTTCTTGTTGATGCTAACAACAAGGACAAGGTCAGGTGCAACCTTTGTAATAAGGAGATGAGGGGAGGGATTTATAGGCTGAAGCAGCATTTGGCTCATGAAGGAAAGAATGTGACTAAATGTCCAGCTAGAACACAGCAGGCTTCGGAGGCTAAAGCAAAGTGCAAGAAAGCACTAGAAGATGCAAaaaggaagagggaggagaagaCTGTCCGTGAGCTAGAACTTAGAGCGGAAGTGGATGTGTCTAGGGTTGGAGAGACAGAGGAAGTCACTTGTGTTGGTAGTTCACAGCCTCACAAATTAGGACCTATTGACAAATGGACACGTGCTATTGATCCTACAGCTACCAAGACTGAGTCTTTAAAGCAACAGCAGCTGAACAAAGAACTTTGGAAAGAAAGATCAAATGAGGTGTACAAGTATATTGCAAGATGGGTCTATAATCATG CAATACCTTTCCGTGCATGTGACAATGATGACTTCAAGCAAATGTGTGAAGCAATTGGACAGTTTGGACCTGGATTTCAGCCTCCAAGTGATGATTTACTGCGAGAGAAATTGCTGGAACAAGAATATGCAAGAACCAAGAGTTTGATGCAGGAACGTCAAGCTGAGAAGTTGAAAAATGGGTGCTCTGTTATGACCGATGCTTGGTCAGATAGGAAGAGGAGAAGTATAATGAATCTGTGCACTAATTGTGCTGAAGGAACTGAATTCATCAGCTCAAAAGATATGTCAGATGTGTCACACACAAGTGAAGTCATCTTTGAACTAGTGGACAAAGCAATTGATGACTTGGGTCTAGAAAATGTAGTGCAAGTAGTGACCGACAATGCCTCCAACAACATGGGAGCAAAGAAGCTATTGCTTGAGAAGAGACCACAGATATTTTGGACATCTTGTGCAACTCACACAATCAACATGATGCTCCAAGGAATTGGCAACATGCCTCGGTTCAAGAAAGTGATTGACCAAGCAAAGTCATTTACCATATTTGTCTATGGCCACACAAGAACATTGGACTGCTTGAGATACTTCACGGAGGGGAAAGAGGTAGTGAGGGCAGGAGTGACTAGGTTTGCTTCAAACTTTCTCACTTTGAACAGCATGCtagagaagaaggaccagctaAGAAAAATGGTGGTTCATACTAGGTGGGACTCATTGAAGGATGTGAAATCAAAGAAAGTAAAAGATGCCACAGCAACTATATTGAGTCCAACCTTTTGGAAGGAAGTGAACCTAATATTGGCTGTTTTTGAGCCATTGTTCAAAGTCCTCCGTTTGGCTGATGGGGATGTGAAGGCATCCATGAGTTTCATTTATGGAGAACTACTAAAGGCAAAGAGAGAGATCAAAGAGGTCTTTGGCAATAATGAGACTCGATTCAAGGATGTACTAGCTGTTattgagaagaagatgaagggaaGACTTGATTCTCCATTGCATTTGACAGCTTATTTGCTCAATCCACACTATAGCTTTACTAACCCATCAATTTTTGATGAGCCCAAAATGAATGAAGCATTTATAGCTTGTGTCGAGCAATTTTATTATCATGATGAGGACAAGCAAGATCAAGCTGCCAACATTGAATTGAAAAAGTTTCAAAATAGAGAAGGAGCATTTAGCAAGAAGCTAGCAAGGACTTTTGAAAACTTTGATTACAATCCAG cCTCATGGTGGAGGTTGTATGGAAGCCACACACCAGCTTTACAGAAGATGGCTACAAGGATCTTATCTTAG